One segment of Cynocephalus volans isolate mCynVol1 chromosome 8, mCynVol1.pri, whole genome shotgun sequence DNA contains the following:
- the WNT2B gene encoding protein Wnt-2b: MLRPGGVQEAAQLPSRRTRAPDPAPATRPAAPDGSRASARLGLACLLLLLLLTLPARVDTSWWYIGALGARVICDNIPGLVSRQRQLCQRYPDIMRSVGEGAREWIRECQHQFRHHRWNCTTLDRDHTVFGRVMLRSSREAAFVYAISSAGVVHAITRACSQGELSVCSCDPYTRGRHHDQRGDFDWGGCSDNIHYGIRFAKAFVDAKEKRLKDARALMNLHNNRCGRTAVRRFLKLECKCHGVSGSCTLRTCWRALSDFRRTGDYLRRRYDGAVQVTATQDGANFTAARQGYRRATRTDLVYFDNSPDYCVLDKAAGSLGTAGRVCSKTSKGTDGCEIMCCGRGYDTTRVTRVTQCECKFHWCCAVRCKECRNTVDVHTCKAPKKAEWLDQT; this comes from the exons ATGCTGAGGCCGGGCGGTGTGCAGGAAGCTGCGCAGCTCCCCTCTCGGCGCACCCGCGCCCCTGACCCCGCGCCCGCGACCAGACCCGCGGCCCCCGACGGCTCCCGGGCTTCGGCCCGCCTAGGTCTTGCCTgcctgctgttgctgctgctgctgacgcTGCCGGCCCGCGTAGACACGTCCTGGTG GTACATCGGAGCACTGGGGGCCCGAGTGATCTGTGACAATATTCCTGGTTTGGTGAGCCGGCAGCGGCAGCTGTGCCAGCGTTACCCAGACATCATGCGTTCGGTGGGCGAGGGTGCTCGAGAATGGATCCGAGAGTGTCAGCACCAGTTCCGCCACCACCGCTGGAACTGCACCACACTGGACCGGGACCACACTGTCTTTGGCCGTGTCATGCTCAGAA GTAGCCGAGAGGCAGCATTTGTATATGCCATCTCATCAGCAGGGGTGGTCCACGCTATCACTCGTGCCTGTAGCCAGGGTGAACTGAGTGTGTGTAGCTGTGACCCTTACACCCGTGGCCGACACCATGACCAACGTGGGGACTTTGACTGGGGTGGCTGCAGTGACAACATCCACTATGGCATCCGCTTTGCCAAGGCCTTCGTGGATGCCAAGGAGAAGAGGCTTAAAGATGCCCGGGCCCTCATGAACTTACATAACAACCGCTGTGGTCGCACG gctgTGCGGCGGTTTCTGAAGCTGGAGTGTAAGTGCCATGGTGTGAGTGGCTCCTGTACACTGCGCACCTGCTGGCGTGCACTCTCAGACTTCCGCCGTACAGGTGATTACCTACGGCGGCGCTATGATGGGGCTGTGCAGGTGACAGCCACCCAGGATGGTGCCAACTTCACAGCAGCCCGCCAAGGCTATCGCCGTGCTACCCGGACTGATCTTGTCTACTTTGACAACTCCCCAGACTACTGTGTCTTGGACAAGGCTGCAG GTTCTCTAGGCACTGCAGGTCGTGTCTGCAGCAAGACATCTAAAGGAACAGATGGTTGTGAAATCATGTGCTGTGGCCGAGGGTATGACACAACTCGAGTCACCCGTGTCACCCAGTGTGAATGCAAATTTCACTGGTGCTGTGCTGTGCGGTGCAAGGAGTGCAGAAACACTGTAGACGTCCATACTTGCAAGGCTCCAAAGAAGGCAGAGTGGCTGGACCAGACCTGA